DNA sequence from the Candidatus Fluviicola riflensis genome:
ACCAGCACCGCAAATGCAAACAGGGATGTGATTTATATGAATTTTAAGTTTCTAAGTTTATTAAGTTCCAAACTTAATAAACTTAGAAACTTAAAAAACTATTTCACCGGAGCATCATTCAACTTATGGTAATAGACGTACGAAACCATCAGCACTGCCAACACGATTAATGGAAAAAACGTTTGTCCGCTGATGCCATCTACTGCACCGTGACTGATCGTTGCGAAAATAAAATCAAACGCAAAACCGGCATAAGCCCATTCTTTGATTCGCGCAGGAATCTTTGGAATCAACAGCACCAAAACACCGAGAACTTTAAACACGACCAATGCGTTTCCAAAATATTCGGGATAACCGAGGTGTCTGATTCCTTCTTTTGCCAGTTCGGTTTGTGAGGTCAACGCCGGCATGACGCCTTCAAATAATGCGATGAGAATGGTTGATGTCCAAAATAGGATTTTCTGAGTTTTCATGAGTTTAATAGTTTAGTGAGTTTTTGAGTTTGACAGTTTTTGAGTTTATAGTTTGGCTGGGTTCTCAGCTAACTTATAAACTTAATAACCTGAGTTATTTAGCGTACGAAAACGTAATCATCCATTGAACCCCGAACTTGTCGGCGCACATACCACAATAGGCACCCCAAAACGTTTTGTTTACAGGCATTTCAATCACACCACCTTCCGACAAACGATTAAACAACTGATCCGTTTCTGCTTCGCTTTCGGTATGAATACACACATAATGAAAATTCCCAAAAACCACTTTATGTTCCATGGAATCGAGCACATCGGTTGCCATAAATTCAGTTCCGTTTGGCAGCGTTAGGCAGATGTGCATGAATTTATCCAGATCTTCCGGCGGCATTTTTTCGCAGCCCGGCATTCCTCTAAACTGTTGGTAACTTGTGAATTCACCACCGAAAACCGATTTGTAAAAATCCATGACTTCGCCGGTATTTCCCTGGAAATTAAAGTAAGAGTTTGTCTTTAACATCGTGTATTGTATTTGGTTTCGACAAAGCTAAAGCGAATTTATGGTTGATAGAATGGGTGAATACGACATTGTTAGGTGGGTAAATGCGACAAAATCTATTTCTACATTTGTGTCATGATTCGGATTTCAATAATGGTGTTAAAACATGCGGTGTTGTCCTCGATCTCTGATTCGGCAGCTGTGTTTCGCAAAGTGAACGAGTTGCTGGCGGAATCGGGCAAAGAACCGTGTTTCGATGTGCAATTGGTTGGACTCACCAGTGAAGTTGTGCTGGAAAAAGGATTGGTTACAATTCGTCCTGACGCGATTGCCGGAGATGTTCGACAAACCGATCTGATCATCGTTCCGTCTTTTTCGGGCTACGTGAACAATTCCACGTTTGTGAATAAAGAATGTGCTCCGTGGATTGCCGATCAGTATAAAAACGGATCAGAGGTTGCCAGCCTGTGCACCGGAGCTTTCATGGTAGCTTATTCCGGAATTTTGAATGGTAAGGAATGTACCACGCACTGGGCGTATTCCAACGAATTCCGGTACTTTTTTCCGGGAGTAAAACTGGTGGATGAAAAAATAGTCACCGATCAGGATGGATTGTATTCCAGCGGCGGAAGCAATTCTTATTGGAATTTACTGATCTACCTGGTCGAAAAGTTCACCAATCGCGAAACTGCCATTCGCGCGGCGAAGTATTTTGTGATCGATCTGGATAAAACCAATCAATCGGCATTTATCATTTTCCAGGGATTGAAAGACCATGACGACGAACCTGTATTAAAGGCACAGCAATACATCGAACAACATTATTGGAAGAAAATTACGGTTGATCAATTGGCTGAACAATTCAATTTGACGCGCCGAACTTTTGAACGACGATTCAAAAAAGCTACCCGAAACACCGTAGCTGAATACATTCAACGAATGAAAGTGGAAGCCACGAAGAAACAATTGGAAATCGGACGCAAATCGATCAACGAACTGATGACAGATGTTGGTTATTCGGATATCCAGGCGTTCAGGGAAGTATTCAAACGGATTACGGGAATGACACCGATTGATTACCGGAAGAAGTATCGGTCTTAAAGTTTGGACTTTAAACGCGTCGTTGCGATGTTCAATTACTCAACGCAAAGGATTAACTGCCAATTTTGTGTTTCGTCAGGCTGAACTTGTTTGTTCGTAATGTTCCATTCCGCTTAAATCGGAAAGAAAAACGCAATACGGTACATCACCGGAATATACGTTCCATTGGCGCGTTTCATGAAGTATCCCTGACGAAAAGGACTGTTCACATGGTTAATCACATCGTACATTATTCCTGCGTTTAGCCGGAAATTCGGAGAAAAAGCACGTGAAAATCCGCCGCCGACCAATGCTGTTGGTACCCAAATGCGTTGGGCCATCAGGTAACCGTTTTGAAAAGGTGTTGAAAGCAGTTCTACTTCGGCTCCCACAAAAAAGTAATTGAGCAAACGCGCATGAATGAAACCGCCGGCACCGTAAACCGCAAAGGATGATTTGACACCCTGAGCACCGTTCAATCCGAGCCCATTGCTCCATGATTGCTGAAAACGAATACTTGGCCCGCCAATAAATTGTTCCTTTATAATGAAGCCCAGTTTTAATCCCAAACCACCGGTTCCCCCAAAATTAGAAGCGCTAAAATTCAGATCGGCACCAAGTTCACGGCTAGACGCAGGAATTTCTTCTTCCGTTTCTTCCTCTTCCACATACTCTTCTTCTTCATCCTGGGAAAAAGCAGGAAAGCTCAGTAATACAACAAACAGGGTGTAAAACAAGGTTTTCATACGCTTAGTATTAGTTGTTCAATAAGTGTTTCGTTTAAATCATGCTGTCCGTCAAAGCGAAGTACCTCAAACTGTTTTTCGCGATATTCACTACAAGCGGATTCTGCACTGTTAACGTCAAAATACGGATCTTCAGTGCCCAGCACGAACCATTTTTTCATATCGTTGTTTAATTCTTCACCGGTAATTGAAGTAATGTCGGGTGGAAAAACGCTGGCCCATGAAACAAAACCATCTGGCCGGATAGCTCCGTTGGCGATCCACCGGGTTGCTGTCGCTCCGCCTTGCGAAAAACCGATCACCAGTATTTTTTCCGGCTGAAAATCCGTCATTAATTGTTGGTGAAGGCGATCCAACGCAAGCGTGTTTTCCAGAATATCTGACTCACGTGCTTCTTTTGTCATCCAGGATGCTCCCACTCGTCCGGAATTGCCCTGCAAATAAAACCGATGCATGCCTTCAGGAGCAACAAACGTAACAGAATCCGGGAGAACAGCTTCCAGTTTTCGAAGGAAATATCGAGCCAACTGGCCGTAACCATGCAATACATACACAAGTGTTTTTGTGTCCACCAAAGCTGGCCGAAGCGAATAACGCATGGAGCGTTCAACCGGTATTGTTTCTGTTGTGATCATTTGATTTTATTCCGGCAAAGATCGATATTATGTTTCGTAAGTTTTTCAGTTTCGCCTGTTATTTAACTAGAAAACTAAACTTAAAAACGCGTTAACTCATCTCATTGTTTTACAACAATCCGGGAGTTCCTGAAAACACAAAACGATGAAGAGATTGTAAAACAAGGTTTTGTGCAGTTTTATCATTAGAGCAAGTTTGAATCGTGCGTTTTTTTTTAAAGGATTAACAAAACATCAAGAGAAAAAAATATTTCTTCACGATTTTTTCTTCCAAAGATGATCTTGTCAGGCATCCATTTGGCTACTTTCGCGTCATAGTAATAGCTATATACATCTTCATCCTTATGCGTACTTCGTATTTTTTAATCCTCGCAACCCTCCTTTTCTCCGGCAGAATGCTCGCACAGGTTGTTGGTCCTTATACCGGAACAACACGTCTCACAAACATTACCGGTCCTTGTTCACCGGCAACATTGGCCATTCTTGGTGATATGGACTTTACTGACGGCTCATACGAAATTTCATTAGGATCTGTTTTCGAAGGAACATGGGCGAGCGGTTTGGGTTATCCTGACGGTGCCGGAGATGAGATTTTATGCGTGAGTTTACATACAGAAGAAAGCTGGATGGTTCGGTTACGCTTATCCGATGGATCGTATTCCAATAGCTTATTGGCAGACATGACACCTACTGTAGACAATGATGCATTTAACCTGTATGATTGCGGAGCCGCCAACTTGAATCCTGGCTGGAATTATGATCGTCGGGTTGCTCTTATGGATTTTGCCAGTTTCACCTATGGGGCTGGTTTAACCGTTGTAGGAGCTGAGTTTACCCTTATGACTGATAATGCTGGTGTTGCCGATCCAATTGGAATGTTATATATTTCAAGCACACCGGTTGTAACACCACCTACGATCAGTAACAACGGACCTTTATGTCAGGGTGAAACACTGGAGCTGGAAGTAGACAATTCAACAACAGATGCTACTTACAGCTGGTCAGGTCCAAACGGATTTTCTTCCACAGACCAAAACGTGACCATTCCAAACTTCACATCAGCAGAAGCTGGTACTTATACCTGTGTGGTTACAGATACGCTGGGTGTTGATCAGGTGTTTAACTTAACAACAACTGTGGTTATCAATCCTCAGCCTTCAGGAAATATTACGTTTGCTACTTCATGTGAAGATAATGCAATTGTACTGGGCTTCTCTCCTGCTCCCGGGCAGACAATTTCAAGCTATAACTGGAATCTTGGTTCAGGAAGTCCTGCTACCTCTTCTGCTTCCAATCCATCAGTAACATTCGCTAATGGCGGAAATTATCCGGTATCGGTTACCTTGACCACCAGTTTAGGTTGTACGGGAGTTATTGATACGGTGATCCCGATTTATTCAAATCCGGTTCCATCGTTTTCAGCGACACCGCTTATTCAATGTGCGCCAGCAGTGTTTACAATGACCAACACGACCAATCCGGCCGATGTAGATACCTATTCATGGATCTTCAATAACGGAATCAACTCTTATGGAAGCGCTACCACGCTATCACCTGTTTTACCTGATGGTATATACGATGTGACATTAACCGTTACTTCTCCGGAAGGATGTGTAGGAACAACTACAGTTGCCGATTATTTGACAGTTGTTGATCAGCCGATCGCTGATTTTTACTGGAGTCCGGGACAGGTGTTAGCAACCAATACAGATGTTTCCTTGATCAATGCTTCTGTAAACGCAACAACATATGAATGGACAATTGAGCAAGGAGTGCCGGCCAGCGCAACTACTGAAGATGTACAAACAAGTTTACCGAATGGTATCTCCGGAAATTATGAGGTTACATTGGTTGTTTCTTCGGTTGCCGGTTGCTATGATAGTATTACCAAAACCATTGAAGTATCGCCGATTATTACCCTGTATATTCCGAATACGTTTACACCTGATGGCGATGAGTTTAACCAGACATGGCAAATCTTCATCGATGGAGTTGACCTGTACAGTTTAGACCTGCGCGTTTATAACCGTTGGGGCGAAACCATGTGGGAAAACCATGATGCGAAAGCAACCTGGGATGGAACCTATAACGGAGAAATTGTACCTTCAGGATTGTACACGTGGACGTTGAGCGCGAAAGACAAATTTACCGACGAAAAGTATGAGTATGTCGGACATGTATTTGTCAACAGATAATTGATCAGATCATTTTGATATAGCGAAGCCTCCGGAATTATTCGGAGGTTTTTTATTACCCGTATTTCGTCCTTAGAGATTTCTATTGGGGAAATTAGAGAAGCTTATCGCTTCAACGGCCCAACAGCAGTCAATCCCAGATCATTCAGCATTTGCGGGCTATAGATCCGGTATTTTGAAACCGCAGGATCGTAGAAGAAACGATACATCAAAGCACCTTTTTTAGTGATTTTCGGCATGTAAGCATACACATCTCCCACTTCAGGATTGTAGTCATCGATTGTGCTTTGATAAATGGCTATATCCTGCGATTGTCCTTCAGGGCTTGGCTCCAACACATGATTCAGAGCTTCGGGTACAGCTTCTCCTACATGGTCAAACCATTTCCATTGAAACATCAACGACAAATGGCCTTCGTTTGTTGAGGTGAAATAACTGCGCCAGCCCGAGTTGCGAATGCGGTAATCGATGATAATGTCTTGTTTGTCAGGAGAGGTAATGGAAGCAAATGAAATATCCAATTCACGTCCCGGGCTTGACGGTACGGTAATCGGTTCCGAAATCTGATCGATGGCGCCATCGTAATAAAAGAAATAATTGTACGTGCCCACATACCCCATTTCAACGGCTTTGGTCACTTTCCCTGATTTGATGGCTTCATCTTCGGCAAACTGCATCCGGTTCACTGTAATGATTGCATCTTCGATACTGTCGGCATTGATGAATGCTTTGTAAACGTGGTAACTGTATTTTTCTTTGTCCCCAATTTTCAGTTTTGATTCAATTTCGCTTTTATAGCGTTTGTCAAAAGGTTCGTTTTTGGTTGGTTTTATTGCTTTTTCCTGCGCTGGCTCAGCCTGATTTTCTCCGCTGCATTGCACAAAAAGCACACTCAAAAGCATCGGAAAAAGAATTATAGAAAGGTTTTTCATCATCATTAATAATCGATATCTAAACTAAAACGGTTCTTGAAGTCGAAAAGGTTGGAATTTTTCTTTGCCATTTTTTCAAAACGGTCATTTCCAGTCAGAAATTTTGTTTCTTCCTGCAAATCCGTGGTTACTTCCAGGTTGATTTCGAGATCGTAGTTTTGCAATTCTTGTCTCAAATGTGCCAGGATTGCTCCAATGGCGTTTTCCATTCGTGTCACCTGCATCGCACTGTCAACTTCCAACTGGTAACGCACAGCATCAATGGCCTGAAGATCACGCTTCACCATGATGTGAAACACCTGATCGTTTCCATTCAGTTTTTCGGAATGCGCTAATGTTTTCCACAAACGGATCAAATCATCACGTTCAAATGGATTTCGAGGCAAATCACTGGCAGCAACACCTGCTTTTTCTTTTTGCTGCTCAATCATCTGATTGATGGAAAGATGCGTTGTTTGCAATTTTCCGGTAGGAGCAGCGAGTGTTTTTGCTTCTTGTTTGAGGTTGAAAACCGGGCGTTCGGTAGGAACGGAGGGCTTGTTTACTGGTTTACTTGGTTCATTGCGAAGTGACTGTCCACCATACGGGATGATCAGTACAGGATCAGTTAGGGATTTTTTTTTTCGAGCTCACTTTTAATCGAACACAATTGCATGAGAGCCATTTCTACGAGTAATCGCTGGTTCTTGCTGGATTTGTAGTCGACATCGGTTTTGCTCAGCACTCCCAAAGCTCTTACGGCCAGGTTTGCGTCTACCTTTTTTGACTGGTCCAAAAATCCTTTTTCGGTGACTTCGCCTACTTCGAGCAGGTTTACCGTCCGCGGATCCTTACACACCAACAGGTTACGGAAATGATCCGCTAGTCCTACAATGAAGTGGTGTCCGTCAAATCCTTTTTCCATCACATCATTGAATAACAACAAGTTGGCGGGAATATCTTCATTCAAGGCGTTTTCCACTACCTTGAAATAATAATCGTGATCAAGAATGTTAAGGTTGTCGATCACCGATTTGTGGGTAACTGTTGAACCCGCGAAACTGACGATCTGATCAAAAATAGAAAGAGCATCGCGCAACGCACCATCTGCTTTTTGAGCAATTAAGTGCAGAGCGTCCGGATCGGCACTGATAGCTTCTTTGGTTGCTACATTTGCTAAATGATCGGCAATATCTTTGACCTTGATCCGCTGGAAATCAAAGATCTGGCAGCGTGACAAAATCGTAGGAATAATCTTGTGTTTTTCGGTAGTTGCCAAAATGAAAATGGCGTGTGCCGGCGGTTCTTCCAATGTTTTCAAGAACGCATTAAAAGCAGCTGTCGACAACATGTGCACCTCATCGATGATATACACCTTGTGGCTTCCCAATTGTGGCGCAATGCGCACCTGATCGATCAAACCGCGGATATCGTCAACCGAGTTATTCGAAGCCGCATCCAATTCATAAACGTTCAGCGAAGCTCCGGAATTAAACGATGTACAGCTATCGCACTGATCGCAGGCTTCAACCTGTTCGGTTTTATTGAAACAATTGATCGTTTTGGCAAGAATTCGTGCCGTTGTTGTTTTCCCTACTCCACGCGAACCGCAGAACAAAAAAGCCTGAGCTAAATGGTCGTTCTTGATGGCGCTTTTGAGCGTAGTAGTAATGGATTTTTGCCCCACAACCGTATCAAAGGTTTGTGGTCTGTATTTTCGGGCAGAAACAACAAATTCAGACATGATGCAAAAATAGCCAATCTTTCGGGAATAGGGAATGTTGTTGAAAACTTGCCTTCGGAATGTTTAATTGTGAATGCTTAATGTTGAATTACACATTTTACCCGATATTCAATTCAACATTAAAAATTCATCATTCAAAATCATTCTGAGGTTTGCACCTTCAACGCTGCCTGTTCACGAATTCGTTCTTCCAGGATATTCGAATAACGCAAGGCCGCATCTTTTCCGTCTTCGATATACGCTTTTTGGACCCATTCTTTGGCTTTTGCCAAATCACCCTGAACCTCGTAACCCAACGCTGTGTTGAATGCCGCTTTTGCACGGATTTTACTTTTTGCGGAGGTTTCGTATACTTCCGTCCAGGTTTTAATGGCGCCTTCCCAGTCTCTCGACAATGCCTGACGTTCCCCACGTTCCATCGCACCTTTTTTTCCTTTGTACATATCGCGGTGTTCCCAATAATAAAGTGGCACCACGTTCATCGAAAATTCGCTGCCGGTTTCATAACTGACTTCAATCAACGCCTGATTTTTCTTGATCAGCTTGGCTACCGCATCAATCGGGTTTGTTGATTGCTGCTTCCAGATTTTCTCATAATCGAAGCGGTCTTCATACAGAATGCTCTTTGTTTTCGGGTAGTAAATTCTGAATCCGGCATGTGCTTTGGCTGTTCCGCGTGCTTCGACTTGTCCGCCACTGCCATTTAATACGCTACCGACAGCCGCCGCCGCAGTAGCACTCGGATTTAGAACAGAAAAGTCCGTGTCAAAATATTCCAAAACGATCAGCGCATCCACCGAATGCGCAGCGCAGATACTGTCGACCATCGTCCACGGAAGTTGCGCTCCGAATGCAATACTTCGTTCATCGGGCGCATTCATCGTGCCTTCTACACGCGTTGTTTTGAAACGTGCACTGGTATTGAGCGTTTCAACCATTCCACGCAAACATTCTTCCGACAAATCTTTGTCCTGTGCAGGCATTTCAACGGTCAACGTACTTTCCAATGTTGGTTTTGAAGTTGGAATGGACCGGTTAACAATCGCAATATTTTTGATCTCCGGATCCACCGTAATTTCAGCTGCACGCATCACTTCCACGTTCATACCGCGGATTCCGGAACAGGAATAAATCAATAACAATAATGCAAAAGGAGAAGTTTTCAGAAGTAGTTTCATCGTAGTGTTTTTTAGTATAAATAACAGCAATACAAATCCTTTGCCATTTTTATTTCCGACCAAATATAATTGATTTTGGTTCAAATTCCATCCATTAAAAATGGTAAGAGGTTCCCCACGAATGCACTAATTTTTGCGTCCTAACGGACACGCTTATGTTTGACAATGTTACTACAATGTCTGTTCTAATTGTTGGCGAGTGCGTTAGCCGAGCTATAATTCGTGCATTCGTGGGAAATATAACGTCTTGGCTAGCTGAGACAAATCATCCTATTTCCGGCTTCGGATTTATTTCGTGGGAAGAGAAACAGTATATTTGCAAAAAATCAATTGATGAAAATCTACAACAATATATTGGAAACCATCGGGAATACGCCGTTGGTGAAATTGAATAAACTGACCGCTGATGTCAAAGCGACCGTGCTTGCCAAAGTGGAAACAACCAATCCCGGAAACTCGGTAAAAGACCGGATGGCCGTGAAAATGATCGAAGATGCTGAAGCTTCAGGTTTGTTAAAACCAGGAGGAACAATCATTGAAGGAACTTCAGGAAATACGGGAATGGGCCTTGCCTTGGTCGCGATCATTAAAGGTTATAAATTGATTTGTGTTCTCAACGACAAGCAGTCGAAAGAGAAAATGGATATTTTGCGTGCTGTTGGCGCTGAAGTGGTTGTTTGTCCGACCGCTGTTGAACCGACAGATCCGCGTTCTTATTACTCGGTTTCCAAACGTTTGGCGAAAGAAATTCCGAATTCGTGGTACGTAAATCAGTACGATAACTTGTCGAACCGAATAGCGCATTACGAACAAACCGGTCCTGAAATCTGGGAACAAACCGACGGAAAAGTCACGCACTTTGTTGTGGGAGTTGGAACTGGTGGAACCATTTCCGGAGTTGGCAAATACCTGAAAGAGAAAAATCCGAACATCAAAATATGGGGAATCGACACCTACGGATCGGTGTTCAAAAAATACAAGGAAACAGGTGTTTTCGACGAGAATGAAATCTATCCGTACATCACGGAAGGGATTGGTGAAGATATTTTGCCGGCGAATGTTGACTTCGACGTGATCGACCTTTTTGAAAAAGTAACCGATAAAGATGCGGCTGTTTATACCCGCAGACTGGCACGCGAAGAAGGAATCTTTGTAGGGAATTCGGCCGGTGCAGCTATCGGTGGATTGTTGCAACTGAAAGACAAACTGACAGCCGACGATGTGGTTGTAGTGTTATTCCACGATCATGGAAGCCGTTATGTTGGGAAAATCTTCAACGACGATTGGATGCGTGAGCGCGGATTCCTGGACGAGAACCTGAGAACTGCCGAAGATTTAATTGCTCGGCATGCCGACCAGCCTTTGGTTACTTTGTATTCGGAAGAATTGGTTTCGCATGCCATCATGAAAATGCGCAAATTCAATATTTCGCAGATTCCGGTACTGAAAGACGGACAGTTTGTAGGATCGCTTAGTGACAACCAGGTTTACCAATTGCTGGTTGACAATCCTACGTTGCGTGATACGCCAATTTCCAAAGTAATGCAGGCGCCTTTCCCGGTTGTGCAGTCAACCACCAAAATTGAGGATGTTGCCAAACTGATCAATAACGATGTTCCTGCTGTTTTGGTTGAACGCTCCAACGGTAACAAGCATATTTTAACGCGCCAGGATATTATTTCATCATTGTCCTGATTTTCGTTTATGGACAGCATCACAACAACTGACCAAATGGGACGAACGGTTTCCATACCATTTCCCGTACGTCGAATCGTTTCGCTGGTGCCGTCACAAACTGAACTACTCGTCGATCTGGGAGTGGAAGATCTCCTGGTCGGCGTTACCAAATTCTGTGTTCACCCCG
Encoded proteins:
- a CDS encoding VOC family protein; translated protein: MLKTNSYFNFQGNTGEVMDFYKSVFGGEFTSYQQFRGMPGCEKMPPEDLDKFMHICLTLPNGTEFMATDVLDSMEHKVVFGNFHYVCIHTESEAETDQLFNRLSEGGVIEMPVNKTFWGAYCGMCADKFGVQWMITFSYAK
- a CDS encoding AraC family transcriptional regulator; this encodes MIRISIMVLKHAVLSSISDSAAVFRKVNELLAESGKEPCFDVQLVGLTSEVVLEKGLVTIRPDAIAGDVRQTDLIIVPSFSGYVNNSTFVNKECAPWIADQYKNGSEVASLCTGAFMVAYSGILNGKECTTHWAYSNEFRYFFPGVKLVDEKIVTDQDGLYSSGGSNSYWNLLIYLVEKFTNRETAIRAAKYFVIDLDKTNQSAFIIFQGLKDHDDEPVLKAQQYIEQHYWKKITVDQLAEQFNLTRRTFERRFKKATRNTVAEYIQRMKVEATKKQLEIGRKSINELMTDVGYSDIQAFREVFKRITGMTPIDYRKKYRS
- a CDS encoding DNA polymerase III subunit gamma/tau (catalyzes the DNA-template-directed extension of the 3'-end of a DNA strand; the tau chain serves as a scaffold to help in the dimerizaton of the alpha,epsilon and theta core complex; the gamma chain seems to interact with the delta and delta' subunits to transfer the beta subunit on the DNA) — translated: MSEFVVSARKYRPQTFDTVVGQKSITTTLKSAIKNDHLAQAFLFCGSRGVGKTTTARILAKTINCFNKTEQVEACDQCDSCTSFNSGASLNVYELDAASNNSVDDIRGLIDQVRIAPQLGSHKVYIIDEVHMLSTAAFNAFLKTLEEPPAHAIFILATTEKHKIIPTILSRCQIFDFQRIKVKDIADHLANVATKEAISADPDALHLIAQKADGALRDALSIFDQIVSFAGSTVTHKSVIDNLNILDHDYYFKVVENALNEDIPANLLLFNDVMEKGFDGHHFIVGLADHFRNLLVCKDPRTVNLLEVGEVTEKGFLDQSKKVDANLAVRALGVLSKTDVDYKSSKNQRLLVEMALMQLCSIKSELEKKNP
- a CDS encoding cystathionine beta-synthase, with protein sequence MKIYNNILETIGNTPLVKLNKLTADVKATVLAKVETTNPGNSVKDRMAVKMIEDAEASGLLKPGGTIIEGTSGNTGMGLALVAIIKGYKLICVLNDKQSKEKMDILRAVGAEVVVCPTAVEPTDPRSYYSVSKRLAKEIPNSWYVNQYDNLSNRIAHYEQTGPEIWEQTDGKVTHFVVGVGTGGTISGVGKYLKEKNPNIKIWGIDTYGSVFKKYKETGVFDENEIYPYITEGIGEDILPANVDFDVIDLFEKVTDKDAAVYTRRLAREEGIFVGNSAGAAIGGLLQLKDKLTADDVVVVLFHDHGSRYVGKIFNDDWMRERGFLDENLRTAEDLIARHADQPLVTLYSEELVSHAIMKMRKFNISQIPVLKDGQFVGSLSDNQVYQLLVDNPTLRDTPISKVMQAPFPVVQSTTKIEDVAKLINNDVPAVLVERSNGNKHILTRQDIISSLS